From Bifidobacterium longum subsp. longum JCM 1217, one genomic window encodes:
- a CDS encoding nucleotide-binding protein: MTQAAITFVTGGSGGIGKSTAARMLAHALGSARLRTALVDGNPGQQSQRAWLNVPDSKALEYAFVDGLQSALVRPRDTGGMFALLAGPADPHSRDMTHDYLEAVIGLRAMCDMIVVDADRVDGRLWDDPASFAGGVMRPMVETGGARILFRIGQSGSQTDDGLAALDAIRRPDRIRAVAVAPPGVKPWPARRWRALLDGLAEYGGVDEWDEASRRLIDSHACGWAHGMEPDWLRGACIWMGVDPHAWNPAEGGRSWLPWSRTR, from the coding sequence ATGACTCAGGCGGCTATCACGTTCGTGACCGGCGGATCCGGCGGCATCGGCAAAAGCACCGCCGCCCGCATGCTCGCCCACGCGCTCGGCTCCGCCCGGCTGCGCACCGCGCTCGTCGACGGCAACCCCGGACAGCAGTCCCAACGCGCCTGGCTGAACGTCCCCGATTCGAAGGCGTTGGAATACGCGTTCGTCGACGGATTGCAGTCCGCGCTCGTCCGGCCCCGGGACACGGGCGGCATGTTCGCGCTGCTCGCCGGACCCGCCGACCCGCATTCCAGGGACATGACCCACGACTACCTGGAAGCGGTCATCGGACTGCGGGCCATGTGCGACATGATCGTCGTGGACGCGGACCGTGTCGACGGGCGCCTGTGGGACGATCCCGCTTCGTTCGCGGGCGGCGTCATGCGGCCCATGGTCGAGACGGGCGGGGCGCGCATCCTGTTCAGGATCGGCCAGTCCGGCTCGCAGACGGACGACGGGCTCGCCGCATTGGACGCGATCCGCCGGCCGGACCGGATCCGCGCGGTGGCGGTCGCGCCTCCCGGCGTGAAGCCGTGGCCGGCCCGCCGCTGGCGGGCATTGCTCGACGGGCTCGCCGAATACGGGGGCGTGGACGAGTGGGATGAGGCGAGCCGCCGGCTCATCGACTCGCATGCGTGCGGATGGGCGCATGGCATGGAACCGGATTGGCTGCGCGGCGCATGCATATGGATGGGCGTCGACCCTCATGCATGGAACCCGGCGGAGGGGGGGCGATCATGGCTGCCATGGTCCCGGACGCGATGA